A genome region from Labilibaculum antarcticum includes the following:
- a CDS encoding penicillin-binding protein 1A has product MSENNIETNPIIEQESKLRTFKKPLIIFWSVFLIGVLLVILFFAGVSNGTFGFMPSFEELENPDNSLATEVYTVDGNLIGKFYFENRSFVEYPDLSSFLVDALIATEDVRFNDHSGIDIRGLGRVAIGLVTGNRSAGGGSTISQQLAKMLFPRESFEKKFDIVFRKFREWVIAVKLERSYTKEEIMTMYFNKFDFLNLAVGIKSAANVYFNTTPDSLRVEQAAMLVGMAKNPSYFNPLRRPELTLDRRNVVLSQMVKYDYLSEMEFDSLKNIPLEIDFQKVDHKRGMAPYFREYLRASFTANKPLRNQYPSYAYQQFHKDSLEWESNPFYGWCNKNVKVDGTPYNIYTDGLKIYTTLDSRMQRYAEEAVVEHLGLDLQMAFNREKENHKNPPFSDDLTDEDVAQNIETSMRRSERYRVLKKNGMSMDSIRLVFKDPTKMKIFTWKGERDTILSPNDSMLYMKGFLRAGFMSMEPQTGEVRAYVGGPNFEHFMYDMVNVGKRQVGSVIKPFLYTLAMKEGLSPCDRVPNIPQTFILPDGSPWTAKNSTDARSGEMVTLKWGLAHSVNYISGWVLKQTTPESVVEMAHKMGIISEIDPVPSIFLGTSEITVYEMVGAYSTFVNKGVYIKPSFITKVEDHKGNLLAQSVPRKREVMDERTAYLMTNLLEGVVQRGTGVRLRFTYGLNNPIGGKTGTTQNQSDGWFMGITPELVSGVWVGAEDRSVHFEGIRLGQGANMALPIWALYMQKVYADKSLGLTQGDFEKPRGVSINLDCDDDSNTNELIESENDDFF; this is encoded by the coding sequence ATGTCAGAAAACAATATCGAGACTAATCCGATTATCGAACAGGAATCGAAATTAAGAACTTTTAAAAAACCTCTCATTATATTCTGGTCGGTTTTTTTGATTGGTGTCTTACTAGTTATTTTATTTTTTGCCGGTGTTTCAAATGGTACATTTGGTTTTATGCCTTCATTTGAAGAGCTGGAAAATCCAGATAATAGTTTGGCTACCGAAGTGTATACCGTAGATGGTAACCTGATTGGTAAGTTCTATTTTGAAAATAGATCTTTTGTTGAATATCCTGATTTATCTTCATTTTTAGTAGATGCCTTGATAGCTACAGAGGATGTTCGGTTTAATGATCATTCAGGAATTGATATTCGCGGTTTAGGTCGTGTTGCTATCGGATTGGTAACTGGAAATAGAAGTGCGGGAGGGGGAAGTACAATTTCTCAGCAATTGGCGAAAATGTTGTTTCCACGTGAGAGTTTTGAGAAAAAATTTGATATCGTTTTTAGAAAATTTCGTGAATGGGTGATTGCGGTAAAGTTGGAGCGAAGCTATACTAAAGAGGAAATCATGACAATGTATTTTAATAAATTTGATTTTTTAAACCTGGCTGTGGGAATTAAATCGGCTGCGAACGTATATTTTAATACGACACCCGATTCTCTTCGTGTTGAACAGGCTGCTATGCTTGTGGGCATGGCAAAGAATCCATCCTATTTTAATCCCTTACGTAGGCCTGAATTGACATTGGATAGAAGAAATGTTGTTTTATCGCAGATGGTCAAGTATGATTACTTATCGGAGATGGAGTTCGATTCTTTAAAAAATATTCCATTAGAAATAGATTTCCAGAAAGTGGATCATAAAAGAGGAATGGCACCCTATTTTAGAGAGTACTTACGTGCTTCTTTTACAGCAAATAAACCGTTAAGAAATCAATATCCATCCTATGCATATCAGCAATTTCATAAAGATTCTTTAGAATGGGAAAGTAATCCTTTTTATGGATGGTGCAATAAAAATGTGAAAGTAGATGGAACTCCATACAATATATATACGGATGGACTGAAAATATATACAACCCTTGATTCCAGAATGCAGCGATATGCGGAAGAGGCTGTGGTTGAGCATCTGGGCTTGGATTTACAGATGGCATTTAACCGCGAGAAAGAGAATCATAAGAATCCTCCTTTTTCTGATGATTTAACTGACGAGGATGTCGCGCAAAATATTGAAACTTCCATGAGAAGAAGTGAAAGATATCGTGTTTTAAAGAAAAATGGCATGAGTATGGATTCCATTCGATTGGTATTTAAGGATCCAACGAAAATGAAAATTTTCACATGGAAAGGAGAAAGAGATACCATTTTGAGCCCTAATGATTCCATGCTTTACATGAAAGGATTTTTACGTGCCGGATTTATGTCAATGGAACCTCAGACCGGAGAAGTACGGGCGTATGTAGGAGGACCGAATTTTGAGCACTTTATGTACGATATGGTTAATGTTGGTAAACGCCAGGTAGGATCAGTGATAAAACCGTTTTTGTATACACTCGCGATGAAGGAAGGTCTAAGTCCTTGTGATAGGGTGCCAAACATTCCACAAACATTTATTTTGCCTGACGGTTCTCCATGGACAGCAAAAAATTCTACTGATGCCAGGAGCGGTGAAATGGTGACTTTAAAGTGGGGATTGGCTCATTCGGTGAATTATATATCCGGTTGGGTGTTGAAGCAAACCACACCAGAATCGGTTGTTGAAATGGCTCATAAAATGGGTATTATTAGTGAAATTGATCCGGTTCCATCTATCTTTTTAGGAACCTCAGAGATTACGGTATATGAGATGGTTGGTGCGTACTCAACTTTTGTAAATAAAGGGGTTTACATCAAACCAAGTTTCATTACAAAAGTAGAAGATCACAAGGGAAATTTGCTTGCTCAATCGGTTCCTCGAAAACGCGAGGTGATGGATGAACGAACAGCCTATTTAATGACGAATTTATTGGAAGGTGTGGTTCAGAGAGGTACAGGGGTGAGATTACGGTTTACTTACGGTTTAAATAATCCGATTGGGGGTAAAACCGGAACTACTCAGAATCAGTCAGATGGCTGGTTCATGGGGATTACTCCCGAATTAGTATCCGGCGTATGGGTTGGTGCAGAAGATCGTTCTGTTCATTTTGAGGGGATTAGACTGGGACAGGGAGCGAATATGGCATTGCCAATTTGGGCTCTTTATATGCAGAAGGTTTATGCCGATAAAAGTTTAGGACTTACTCAGGGAGATTTTGAAAAACCAAGAGGTGTAAGTATAAATCTTGATTGTGATGACGACTCAAATACGAATGAATTAATTGAGTCGGAGAATGACGATTTCTTTTAA
- the radA gene encoding DNA repair protein RadA, giving the protein MATKAKTKSAWFCQTCGVESAKWVGKCPSCGEWNSFVEEVVVKSSPSQIIGSNGQGKKNKPQKISEISSSEASRFDTKNEELNRVLGGGLVPGSLILIGGEPGIGKSTLALQIALNLKNYTTLYVSGEESAQQIKLRGNRINSDNENCLIVSETSMENIFSHVKNTSPDIIVIDSIQTLATESIEAGPGSVSQIRECTSQLLRFAKESSTPVILIGHITKDGNLAGPKILEHMVDTVLQFEGDQNHMYRILRSTKNRFGSTSEMGIYEMQHNGLREVSNPSELLLSQDDESLSGVTISASIEGMRPFLIETQALVSSAAYGTPQRSSTGFDLRRLNMLLAVLEKRAGFKLSTKDVFLNIAGGIKVNDPAIDLAVILAVLSSSTDISIPKEVCFSGEIGLSGEIRPVSRIDQRISEAEKLGFKQIFIPKHNSKGLDTSKFKIKIHLVSKVGEVFQTLFR; this is encoded by the coding sequence ATGGCCACCAAAGCAAAAACAAAAAGTGCCTGGTTTTGTCAAACTTGTGGAGTAGAATCTGCAAAATGGGTAGGGAAATGTCCTTCATGCGGAGAATGGAATTCCTTTGTCGAGGAAGTTGTGGTAAAATCAAGCCCCTCACAAATTATTGGATCCAATGGACAAGGCAAGAAAAACAAGCCACAAAAAATATCTGAAATATCTTCATCTGAAGCATCAAGATTCGACACCAAAAATGAGGAATTAAATAGAGTTTTAGGAGGAGGATTAGTTCCCGGATCATTAATATTAATTGGCGGTGAACCTGGAATTGGGAAATCAACACTTGCGCTTCAAATTGCTTTAAACTTAAAAAATTACACCACTTTATATGTTTCAGGCGAAGAGAGCGCTCAACAAATAAAACTTCGTGGCAATCGCATTAACTCGGATAACGAAAACTGTCTGATTGTAAGCGAAACCTCAATGGAGAATATTTTTTCTCATGTGAAAAATACCTCTCCGGATATCATCGTTATTGATTCCATTCAGACACTTGCAACCGAATCGATAGAAGCGGGCCCTGGCAGTGTATCGCAAATTAGAGAATGTACATCTCAGTTACTGCGCTTTGCTAAAGAATCGTCTACACCCGTTATTCTCATTGGTCACATCACCAAAGATGGAAATTTAGCAGGTCCAAAGATTCTGGAACACATGGTAGATACTGTTCTTCAATTCGAAGGAGATCAAAACCACATGTATCGAATTTTGCGATCCACAAAAAATCGATTTGGCTCTACCTCTGAAATGGGAATTTACGAAATGCAACACAACGGACTTCGAGAAGTCTCGAACCCATCCGAGCTTTTGCTTTCTCAAGATGATGAAAGCCTAAGTGGTGTTACTATTTCGGCATCAATAGAAGGAATGCGCCCTTTTCTTATAGAGACACAAGCATTAGTTAGTTCTGCTGCTTACGGGACTCCTCAGCGCTCTTCAACAGGTTTCGATCTTCGTCGATTAAATATGCTTTTAGCCGTATTGGAAAAAAGAGCAGGCTTTAAACTATCAACCAAGGACGTATTTTTGAATATTGCCGGAGGAATCAAAGTAAATGATCCAGCCATCGATTTGGCTGTAATTTTGGCCGTATTATCTTCAAGTACAGATATCTCTATTCCAAAGGAGGTCTGTTTTTCCGGAGAAATCGGATTATCAGGAGAAATCCGACCTGTTAGTAGAATTGATCAGCGAATTAGTGAGGCTGAGAAACTGGGATTCAAACAAATTTTCATTCCAAAGCACAATTCCAAAGGACTTGACACTTCAAAATTTAAAATAAAAATTCATTTGGTTAGCAAGGTCGGGGAAGTATTTCAGACCCTTTTCAGATAA
- the rfaE2 gene encoding D-glycero-beta-D-manno-heptose 1-phosphate adenylyltransferase, with protein sequence MNKLDIVKNKIITEKENAFNLLQTWRFKEKKIVFTNGCFDLVHRGHLDYLATAASMGNKLVIGLNTDASVQKLKGPDRPIIDEYSRAFLLASLGFVDMVIYFGEQTPYELINFVQPDILVKGSDYDAEDIVGYDIVKAKGGEIKTLDFLEGFSSTGIIKKIINSTNK encoded by the coding sequence ATGAATAAACTTGATATTGTAAAAAATAAAATCATTACAGAGAAAGAAAATGCTTTTAACTTACTGCAAACTTGGCGTTTTAAAGAAAAGAAAATTGTTTTCACTAATGGTTGTTTTGATCTTGTTCACCGAGGTCATTTAGATTATTTAGCTACTGCAGCCTCAATGGGTAACAAACTTGTTATTGGTTTAAATACCGATGCCTCCGTTCAAAAACTTAAAGGTCCTGACCGACCAATAATTGATGAATATTCAAGAGCCTTTCTATTAGCATCATTGGGCTTTGTTGACATGGTAATTTACTTTGGTGAACAAACACCTTATGAATTAATTAATTTTGTACAGCCTGATATTCTTGTGAAGGGAAGCGATTACGATGCTGAAGATATTGTTGGGTACGATATTGTTAAAGCTAAAGGCGGGGAAATTAAAACTCTTGATTTCCTAGAAGGATTCTCGTCAACAGGAATCATTAAAAAAATAATCAACTCAACCAATAAATAA
- the panD gene encoding aspartate 1-decarboxylase yields MYIEVCKSKIHKASVTGANLQYVGSITIDEDLMDAANLIENEKVQIVNVNNGERLETYVIRGERGSGIICLNGPAARKCAAGDVVIIISYASMDFEEAKSWEPSLVFPDTATNKLI; encoded by the coding sequence ATGTACATTGAAGTTTGTAAATCGAAAATTCACAAAGCGTCAGTAACTGGTGCTAATCTTCAGTATGTTGGAAGCATAACCATTGATGAAGACTTAATGGATGCAGCCAATTTGATTGAAAATGAAAAGGTTCAAATTGTTAACGTAAACAATGGAGAACGTTTAGAAACCTACGTTATTCGTGGTGAAAGAGGATCGGGAATCATTTGTTTAAATGGGCCTGCTGCCAGAAAATGTGCTGCTGGTGATGTTGTTATCATCATCTCTTATGCATCTATGGATTTTGAGGAGGCAAAATCATGGGAACCAAGTTTGGTTTTTCCAGATACTGCCACTAACAAATTGATTTAA
- the panC gene encoding pantoate--beta-alanine ligase — protein MKINQILQNTIKEMEIVKLVAEIKSKISKFKSEGKTIGFVPTMGALHQGHLSLADASVKNNDITVVSIFVNPTQFNNPEDLSSYPRTIENDLEKLSVYKPDLIFIPDVSEIYPEQDTRIFEFGLLDKVMEGKNRPGHFNGVAQVVSKLFDIVSPNNAYFGQKDFQQIAVIKQMTKDLKLSVNIVSCPIIREKDGLAMSSRNVLLTEEQRKNACKISETLFKARNLAPELSVSQLKEWVVDEINKNIYLSVEYFEIVNDTTLEVIKDWNESNNKIGCITVQVGKTRLIDNVTFKY, from the coding sequence ATGAAAATCAATCAGATTTTACAGAACACAATTAAAGAAATGGAAATAGTAAAACTTGTTGCTGAAATTAAAAGTAAAATCAGCAAGTTTAAGTCGGAAGGAAAGACAATCGGATTTGTTCCAACAATGGGAGCACTTCATCAGGGACACTTGTCTCTAGCCGATGCGTCTGTAAAAAACAACGACATAACTGTTGTTAGTATTTTTGTGAACCCCACTCAGTTCAATAATCCAGAGGATTTATCATCTTATCCTAGAACTATTGAAAATGATTTAGAAAAACTTTCAGTCTACAAACCAGACCTGATTTTTATTCCTGATGTGAGTGAGATTTATCCTGAACAAGACACAAGAATATTTGAATTCGGATTACTGGATAAAGTAATGGAAGGAAAAAATCGTCCAGGGCATTTCAATGGTGTTGCACAAGTTGTCAGCAAACTTTTTGACATTGTAAGCCCTAACAACGCCTATTTTGGACAAAAAGATTTCCAACAAATAGCTGTTATTAAGCAGATGACAAAAGACCTTAAGTTAAGTGTAAACATTGTGTCCTGCCCTATTATAAGGGAGAAAGACGGTTTAGCAATGAGCTCACGAAATGTTTTACTTACTGAGGAGCAACGAAAAAATGCTTGCAAAATCTCTGAAACTTTATTTAAAGCTCGTAACTTAGCACCAGAATTAAGTGTATCTCAATTGAAAGAATGGGTTGTTGACGAAATCAATAAAAACATTTATCTTTCGGTCGAGTATTTTGAGATTGTTAACGATACAACTCTTGAGGTGATTAAAGACTGGAATGAGTCAAATAATAAAATAGGTTGTATTACGGTTCAGGTTGGAAAAACCCGCCTGATAGATAATGTTACTTTTAAATATTAG
- a CDS encoding glycogen/starch synthase, with product MEKTKVLFVSQEITPYLPETEMSEIGRHLPQGIQEKGKEIRTFMPRYGCINERRNQLHEVIRLSGMNLIIDDTDHPLIIKVASIQAARMQVYFIDNEDYFHRKEILIDGNGNAFEDNDERAIFFARGVLETVKKLRWAPDVVHCQGWFTGLVPLYMKKAFNEDPLFTDTKVVFSMYDDEFPTHFSSQFREKSIIEGVSLEDVSILEDANYVALHKLAIDQSDALIMGSPQINEEVMAYAIASGKPLVEYKNKDEYVSAYSELYDELVAQ from the coding sequence ATGGAAAAGACAAAAGTATTGTTTGTTTCACAAGAAATTACCCCTTATCTTCCTGAAACTGAAATGTCTGAAATAGGTAGGCATCTACCTCAAGGAATCCAAGAAAAAGGAAAAGAGATCAGAACTTTTATGCCTCGATATGGCTGTATCAACGAGAGAAGAAATCAGTTACATGAGGTAATCCGTCTTTCTGGAATGAATTTAATAATTGATGATACTGATCATCCGTTAATTATTAAAGTTGCCTCTATTCAAGCGGCTCGCATGCAAGTTTACTTCATTGATAATGAGGATTATTTTCATAGAAAAGAGATTCTGATAGATGGAAATGGCAATGCATTCGAAGATAATGATGAAAGAGCTATTTTCTTTGCTAGAGGTGTGCTTGAAACGGTAAAAAAATTGAGATGGGCACCAGATGTTGTGCATTGTCAAGGCTGGTTTACTGGCTTAGTACCTTTGTACATGAAAAAAGCATTTAATGAGGATCCATTATTTACAGATACAAAAGTGGTTTTCTCGATGTATGATGATGAATTCCCGACTCATTTCAGTAGTCAGTTTAGAGAAAAATCAATTATTGAAGGAGTTAGCCTGGAAGATGTAAGTATTTTAGAAGATGCAAATTATGTAGCACTTCATAAATTAGCAATTGATCAGTCTGATGCTTTGATTATGGGTAGTCCTCAAATAAATGAAGAAGTTATGGCTTATGCCATTGCTTCAGGGAAGCCTTTGGTTGAGTATAAGAACAAGGATGAATATGTTTCAGCTTATTCAGAACTTTACGATGAATTAGTAGCACAATAG
- the glmS gene encoding glutamine--fructose-6-phosphate transaminase (isomerizing), translated as MCGIVGYIGNKQAYPILINGLKRLEYRGYDSAGVALRTNQTKVFKCKGKVQDLENHVKGNDVSGTIGIGHTRWATHGEPNDENAHPHSSMNNKFVIIHNGIIENYSLLKEKLTKRGYTFQSDTDTEVLANLIEYIYLKGEVSAEIAVRLALTKVVGAYGLVVICEDEPDKLIAARKGSPLVVGVGNGEYFLASDATPIIEYTNSVIYLNDNDVAIISRDELVLKTIQNDKLTPHIQQLDLDIEQIEKGGYDHFMLKEIFEQTSSIHDTIRGRISTTNKEVFLGGINDVIPQLVNARRILIIGCGTSWHAGMVGEYLFEEFARIPVEVEYASEFRYRNPVIFKDDIVLAISQSGETADTLAAIKLAKEAGATVIGICNVVGSSIPRETHAGVYTHAGPEIGVASTKAFTAQVTVLTMMAMLVGYRKGTLAKDLYEELIAEIANLPKKIMRILDKADDIKELSKKYMNSTNALYLGRGFLFPVALEGALKLKEISYIHAEGYPAAEMKHGPIALIDEQMPVFVVATKDKSYDKIVSNIQEVKARKGHVIAIVTEGDTVISKMANHVIEIPETLEALAPLLTVIPFQLLSYYIAVYRECNVDQPRNLAKSVTVE; from the coding sequence ATGTGTGGAATAGTTGGTTACATTGGGAATAAGCAAGCTTATCCTATACTTATAAATGGTCTGAAAAGATTGGAATACAGAGGGTATGATTCTGCCGGAGTTGCCCTTCGTACAAATCAAACTAAGGTATTTAAGTGCAAGGGAAAAGTTCAGGACTTGGAAAATCATGTTAAAGGAAATGATGTTTCAGGAACAATTGGAATTGGACATACGCGTTGGGCGACTCACGGAGAGCCTAATGATGAAAATGCTCATCCTCATAGTTCGATGAATAATAAGTTTGTAATTATTCATAACGGTATTATTGAAAATTACTCACTTTTAAAAGAGAAGCTTACTAAAAGGGGATATACCTTTCAAAGTGATACTGATACGGAAGTTCTTGCAAATTTGATTGAGTATATCTATTTGAAAGGTGAAGTTTCTGCAGAAATTGCTGTTCGACTGGCTTTAACAAAAGTGGTTGGGGCTTATGGTTTGGTTGTTATTTGTGAAGACGAACCTGATAAATTGATTGCTGCCAGAAAAGGAAGTCCTTTAGTAGTTGGAGTTGGTAATGGAGAATACTTTCTTGCATCGGATGCTACTCCGATTATTGAATATACCAATAGCGTTATCTATCTGAATGATAATGATGTTGCTATTATAAGCAGGGATGAGTTGGTTTTGAAAACCATACAGAATGATAAGTTGACTCCACACATTCAACAATTGGATTTGGATATCGAGCAAATTGAAAAAGGTGGTTACGATCATTTCATGTTAAAAGAAATTTTTGAGCAAACCAGTTCTATACACGATACAATTCGAGGAAGAATTTCAACAACAAATAAAGAAGTCTTTTTAGGTGGGATAAATGATGTTATTCCCCAATTGGTGAATGCGCGTCGAATATTAATTATTGGATGTGGAACATCATGGCATGCGGGAATGGTAGGTGAGTATTTGTTTGAAGAATTTGCCAGAATTCCTGTTGAAGTTGAATACGCATCAGAGTTTCGTTACAGAAACCCTGTAATATTTAAGGATGATATCGTTTTGGCAATCAGTCAGAGTGGTGAAACTGCTGATACCTTGGCTGCTATTAAATTAGCCAAAGAGGCTGGAGCTACCGTTATAGGTATTTGTAATGTTGTTGGTTCAAGTATTCCTCGTGAAACACATGCAGGAGTTTATACTCATGCCGGACCAGAAATTGGAGTTGCTTCTACAAAAGCATTTACAGCTCAGGTAACTGTTCTTACTATGATGGCAATGCTAGTTGGATACCGTAAAGGAACATTAGCTAAAGATTTGTATGAAGAGTTGATTGCAGAGATCGCGAATCTTCCTAAGAAGATCATGAGGATTTTAGATAAGGCTGATGATATTAAAGAATTGTCGAAGAAGTATATGAATTCGACTAATGCACTTTACTTAGGACGTGGTTTCTTGTTTCCTGTAGCTCTGGAGGGTGCTCTAAAATTAAAAGAGATTTCATATATACATGCTGAAGGATATCCTGCCGCGGAAATGAAACACGGACCAATTGCACTTATTGATGAGCAAATGCCAGTTTTCGTTGTTGCAACAAAGGATAAATCTTACGATAAAATAGTAAGCAATATTCAGGAAGTAAAAGCCAGAAAAGGTCATGTAATTGCTATTGTAACTGAAGGTGATACCGTGATTAGTAAAATGGCCAATCACGTAATTGAAATTCCTGAGACTTTGGAAGCATTGGCTCCATTGTTAACTGTAATTCCTTTCCAGTTACTATCCTATTACATTGCTGTTTACAGAGAGTGTAATGTTGATCAACCAAGAAATTTAGCTAAATCTGTTACTGTAGAGTAA
- the rfbB gene encoding dTDP-glucose 4,6-dehydratase, protein MKKNILITGGAGFIGSHVVRLFVNKYPNYQIINLDALTYAGNLENLKDIDTESNYTFIKGDITDLAFVSRLFKKFKFEGVLHLAAESHVDRSISDPLAFIMTNIVGTVNLLNVAKECWENDMEGKKFYHISTDEVYGSLGKTGKFTEETSYDPRSPYSASKASSDHLVRAYFHTYKLPVVLSNCSNNYGANQFPEKLIPLVINNIKNSKPLPIYGKGDNIRDWLFVEDHALAIDSIYHDGKIGETYNIGGNNEWSNLDLVKKLCDIMDHKLNRQMGSSRQLISFVKDRAGHDQRYAIDASKIEKELGWKPSIRFEEGFEQTVDWYLKNLDWLENILSGDYEKFYEQQYTNR, encoded by the coding sequence GTGAAAAAAAATATATTAATTACAGGAGGAGCCGGATTTATAGGTTCACATGTAGTTCGTTTGTTTGTAAACAAATATCCTAACTATCAAATCATTAATCTGGATGCCCTTACTTATGCCGGCAATTTAGAAAATTTAAAAGATATCGACACCGAATCGAATTACACTTTTATTAAAGGTGATATTACAGATTTGGCATTTGTTTCGCGCTTATTCAAAAAATTCAAATTTGAAGGAGTTTTACATTTAGCGGCTGAGTCGCATGTAGACAGATCAATTTCTGATCCTTTAGCCTTTATCATGACAAATATTGTGGGAACCGTAAACCTTCTTAATGTGGCTAAAGAATGCTGGGAAAATGATATGGAGGGTAAAAAGTTCTACCATATTTCTACCGATGAAGTATATGGTTCTTTAGGAAAAACAGGGAAGTTTACAGAAGAAACATCCTACGATCCAAGAAGTCCTTACTCCGCTTCAAAAGCTAGTTCTGATCATTTGGTCCGAGCTTATTTTCACACCTACAAACTGCCTGTTGTCTTGTCGAATTGCTCTAATAATTATGGCGCAAATCAGTTTCCCGAAAAACTCATTCCTTTGGTAATTAACAACATTAAAAATTCCAAACCATTGCCTATTTATGGCAAAGGGGATAACATCAGAGATTGGCTGTTTGTTGAAGATCATGCTTTAGCAATTGATTCAATTTATCATGATGGGAAAATTGGTGAGACCTATAATATCGGTGGAAATAATGAATGGTCTAACCTCGATTTGGTGAAAAAGTTATGCGATATAATGGATCATAAATTAAATCGGCAAATGGGTAGCTCTCGGCAATTAATCTCTTTCGTTAAAGACCGGGCAGGTCATGACCAACGTTATGCCATTGATGCTTCAAAAATTGAGAAAGAATTGGGTTGGAAACCAAGCATACGATTCGAAGAAGGATTTGAACAAACAGTTGATTGGTATTTGAAGAACTTGGACTGGCTGGAAAATATCCTGTCGGGCGACTACGAAAAATTTTACGAACAACAATATACCAACCGATAA
- a CDS encoding HU domain-containing protein, giving the protein MLDVSKYIKELLFIHDCVILPGFGGFVANYKPANIDDNLNVGFPPSKAIGFNRNLSKNDGLLINRLAESENLSYSEAEKSVQFFTEDIGVRIQRGERVNLAQLGCFYNDRRHNLLFEPSKELNYLADAFGLEQLELPKLSVLGAEKNNPVVISQTKVRSLFTAKRLWYAAATIPFVLTIALLPMNSERSFLGNEASMGMMESKKEITEKIVQLKPVISPLEELVAFEPKIKLDTEVNLVQEGKFYLISGSFTSIQNAEILKQELVSKSYPALIIKNKNLYSVAINQFEKRADADSFKKKVIGKNPKAFCWVLKK; this is encoded by the coding sequence ATGCTTGATGTATCAAAATATATAAAAGAACTTTTATTTATTCACGATTGTGTGATATTGCCTGGGTTTGGTGGTTTCGTTGCCAATTATAAGCCAGCTAATATTGATGATAATTTGAATGTGGGTTTCCCGCCATCCAAAGCTATTGGATTCAATCGTAATTTGTCTAAAAATGATGGATTACTGATTAATAGATTGGCTGAATCGGAAAATTTGAGTTATTCAGAAGCTGAAAAGTCAGTTCAGTTTTTTACGGAAGATATAGGTGTTAGAATTCAACGCGGAGAAAGAGTAAATCTTGCTCAGCTTGGTTGCTTTTATAATGATAGAAGGCATAATCTTCTTTTTGAACCATCCAAGGAATTAAATTATTTAGCAGATGCATTTGGATTGGAACAGCTTGAGCTACCTAAACTTTCAGTATTAGGAGCAGAAAAAAATAATCCGGTAGTTATTTCTCAGACTAAGGTGAGATCTCTATTTACTGCAAAACGATTGTGGTATGCAGCAGCTACTATTCCTTTTGTATTGACAATAGCTTTACTACCAATGAATTCGGAACGTTCATTTTTGGGTAACGAGGCTTCCATGGGAATGATGGAAAGTAAAAAGGAAATAACTGAGAAAATAGTTCAATTAAAACCTGTTATTTCTCCACTAGAGGAGTTGGTAGCATTCGAACCTAAGATAAAGCTTGATACTGAGGTGAATCTGGTACAAGAGGGAAAATTCTATTTAATTTCAGGAAGTTTCACATCGATACAAAATGCGGAAATATTGAAACAGGAATTGGTTAGTAAATCATATCCTGCGCTGATAATTAAAAATAAGAATTTGTATTCCGTTGCTATCAATCAGTTTGAAAAAAGAGCAGATGCAGATTCATTTAAAAAGAAAGTTATTGGCAAAAATCCAAAAGCTTTTTGCTGGGTTTTGAAAAAATAA